From Microcebus murinus isolate Inina chromosome 15, M.murinus_Inina_mat1.0, whole genome shotgun sequence, the proteins below share one genomic window:
- the SLC17A3 gene encoding sodium-dependent phosphate transport protein 4 isoform X2, which yields MVKTIHQKRRNVMATMTELSPIEGESKYPQDKQVDKKLIPSKVPGLCSTRYGLALTLHFCNLSLVTQNTIISITMVAMVNSTGHQSQLNSSTEGLPIDSFGGPNNTPKSLPARAPTYDWNPQIQGIIFSSINYGMILTPALSGYLAGKVGTKRVFGFSLLVSSLLTLCTPLATDFGLTSLIITRVVHGLSQGSGFGGQFAIWEKWSLPHERSRLCSIALSGMPLGSFTALLISGFISQTIGWPFAFYVFGGSGCVFCLLWFVLVYDDPASHPWISTSEKEYIISSLDQQVSSFKQPLPIKAILRSLPFWSICICSFGYYWLLTTIIAYTPTYISSVHNVNIRDNGVLSAFPFLCAWATGILGGCLADFLLSKNFRLITVRKIATVIGNLPASAFIVALPYLNSNHITTVTLVTLSCVLGQFCQAGVQINTLDIAPRYSGFLTGVSRQFSHIAIILVPIITGFLLNQDPEFGWKNTFLLMFAINLSGLIFYIIFGEADIQDWAKERKLTRL from the exons TTCCAGGCTTATGTTCCACTCGCTATGGGTTAGCCCTTACCCTACATTTCTGCAACTTGTCACTGGTAACACAAAATACTATCATATCTATCACCATGGTAGCCATGGTCAACAGCACAGGGCATCAATCCCAGCTCAACAGCTCCACTGAGGGGCTTCCTATTGATTCATTTGGTGGCCCAAATAATACTCCAAAGAGTCTTCCTGCAAGG GCCCCTACATATGACTGGAACCCCCAAATTCAAGGCATCATCTTCAGCTCTATCAACTATGGCATGATTCTGACACCGGCTCTCAGTGGATACCTGGCTGGAAAAGTAGGAACAAAGCGAGTGTTTGGTTTCTCTTTGCTTGTATCTTCGCTTCTCACCCTTTGCACCCCTCTGGCCACTGACTTTGGATTAACTTCCCTCATTATAACTCGAGTAGTCCACGGCCTAAGCCAG ggctCAGGATTTGGGGGTCAGTTTGCAATTTGGGAAAAATGGAGTCTTCCACATGAACGAAGCAGACTCTGCTCCATTGCTTTGTCAG GAATGCCACTGGGATCCTTCACTGCCCTTCTCATTAGTGGTTTCATTAGTCAAACCATTGGGTGGCCTTTTGCGTTCTATGTCTTCG GAGGCAGTGGCTGTGTCTTTTGCCTTCTCTGGTTTGTTCTGGTTTATGATGACCCTGCCTCTCACCCATGGATAAGCACCTCAGAAAAAGAATACATCATATCCTCCTTGGACCAACAG GTCAGTTCTTTTAAGCAGCCTCTTCCCATCAAGGCTATATTGAGATCTCTACCCTTTTGGTCCATCTGTATTTGCAGTTTCGGCTATTATTGGTTACTTACCACAATAATTGCATACACACCAACTTACATCAGTTCTGTGCACAATGTTAACATCAGAGAT AATGGAGTCCTATcagcctttccttttctttgtgcCTGGGCCACTGGTATCCTGGGAGGCTGTCTGGCAGATTTCCTTCTGAGCAAGAATTTTAGGCTCATCACTGTGAGGAAAATTGCCACAGTTATAG GAAATCTACCTGCTTCAGCATTTATTGTGGCCCTGCCCTACCTTAATTCCAACCATATCACTACAGTTACCCTTGTGACGCTCTCGTGTGTACTAGGCCAATTTTGCCAAGCAGGGGTTCAAATTAATACCTTAGATATTGCTCCAAG GTATTCCGGTTTCCTCACAGGAGTCTCAAGGCAGTTTTCACACATAGCAATCATACTGGTCCCCATAATCACTGGATTTCTTCTCAATCAG GACCCTGAGTTTGGGTGGAAGAATACTTTCTTATTGATGTTTGCCATTAACCTATCAGGACTGATCTTCTACATCATATTTGGAGAAGCAGATATCCAAGATTGGGCTAAAGAGAGGAAACTCACTCGTTTATGA